GCTTCACGGGAATCCCCGATAAAATGTCCCCCCGTGCAAAAATATTCACGACGTtgggaaaatatttcccCGATAAGTTTAGCTCCACGCCTCCATTCGACCGGCACGACTGGACCGTTCTGCGGAGTAACGGAAAGGGTGGCTGGAGAAAAGTGCGCTATGTGATAGACTACTATGCGGGCCCCGATGATGAATCTACGGGGATGCCCACTTTTGTTTTGGATGTGCGCCCCGCTTTGGATAACCCTGTCAATGCGGTGGATCGCGTCAATCATTGGTGGGCTTACCAGGGGAAGCCGATATGGGACAAGGCGATGGGCCGAAAGTGAAATCGCGGGGGTTACGGCTTCCGGGGGCATTTGCTCGCTAACATGATTacgttttttttcgtttttccCCCTCCTCTATTTTTCTGCCTTATAAATTTCATCCCATTCTATTTCCCTTGCCAATACACTTGCTTTACCGCTATATTTATAAATATTCTCTTCATTAAACACCGTAGTAATACCGTAATACAAAAAGCGTCAGAACATCAACACGCTTACTAAGATTAAACAGTATGCCACTGGCCCCTTGCAATTGAAGCAGTCAAACTCAAATTGTTCAAATGTTCGTCTGCTTACGTCATCCAGTCTGTCTCTATCTCATCCAGCCTGTCTCTATTTCATCTGGCTTGTTTGCTTTCTCATTGATTCAAGTTGCGTATTGCAGCCCGTACAGCTAAAAGCAGCACATCCGTGCACACACCCCACCAACATCAGCATCTCTGCCCCACCACACGTGCACTAATTCCTGCAAAAGTTTACAATCTGTAGAACTGTAAGGGTCCAGCCCCATTTCTAACATATCATGCGGATGAATGCACACTGTGGCCGAAGATCCTTCCACTCCATGCTCATTAAACGCATCGCTGTCTTCATTCAGCATGAGCTCGATCAGAGAAACAAAGAGTCGATCGGTCTTCCGTTGGAAATATCCGATGAGCGAAATTATGATGTCAATCTTATCAGGAGTCGCATCAGCCTCCTCCAGATCCTGAAATAACGCATTTTCCAGTGTGTACTTCTCATCTATTTCCTTAGACGACTCGCCCGCAGTCGCCCACCATGAAATGCCTTGCCAAATCATCTCTTGCAATGAAATCTTCTCAGCTAATTCAACGTAATAGGAATCACCGTCTGTAGTCTGACTGGCACGCTTCTGGCCAACACTGGAAACGACTGGTGTAATCAAGCTTGACATACTTGTAAAGCTGGCACGCGAGGTGTCCATTTCGGCATCTCCTAAAGCTGTACTTGCTTCTATAAACTGTTTCACGAGCAAAAACGCCTCCAGATCACGATGCGTCGCATGTATACTTGTTGATGCATCCTGAGAGCTAAAGATGGCAGGTTTAGCACCGCCACGGCCCAAATTTGATGGTATCCGCACACAGTAGTCATACAGATCTCGCTTCTCAAGTAATATCTGGTCCGTTGTGCAAGCCAAAAAGCCACCTGAAATATTCTTCACAAAATCAATATCGTTGATGcaaaaattataaaaagGTAGGTTAAACTCGATTTCGTCCATGTTTTTTACGTCGGATTTCACTAGCTGTTGTTTCAACTTCTTCGGGATTGAAGAAATCAACGATAAACTGTATATGAATTTGCACATATCCTGAACCTTTAGTAGTGACTTTTCTGTCCTCTGTTCCTCTTGAATTGAAACCACGCTACCATTCTCCGGCACCATATAAAAGAGAATCCGCTTCCTTAATAGAGAGAGCTTCCAAATTTCATATACCAGAGGACCCAATACCTCAAGCATTGTCTCCAATCCAAACACCAGATGGCTTTCTGTATCGTACTCGGATGCATCTATTGACATATCTATGGATGTGAGTTCGTCCGTCGAAATTGTAGGTGAGGAAGGGTCAGGCTGGTTTGTGAGAAATGTCATTTTGGGAGTGTTGATTTTAGCATTATGAGACGAGACTTCCAGTCCAATTTCTGGCTCATAGACCAACCTATATTTATGTTTATCAAAGAATGCATCAAACTTCGAAAAATATGCCTTCTCGGCAATAGAACCGCTACAAAGCATGAACCCGTCCAAAAGATGGCTTAGTTCTTTGCGGTATTGCCAACAAGCTGAATACACTCGTGGTTTCCATGGTGAATCCGCAGACATATCCTGCAATAAACTGACATGCACCGGATCAATCAAAACACCAAGTGAGTACATTTTGACACAGGATCTGTCCACTGATACTGATGTTGTACCGTTCTTCTGATCGTCAAGCTtattttgatgaaaaatcgATATTCCataaagaagtttgtcCTTGCTGACATGATCATCACCATCCATGTCTCCCTTCTGACGAGCAAACATTATTGTATCCGAGGAAACTGAGTGTAATCCAGATGGAAGAGAACTAAACTCCACGCCTTTCAAATCATACAGATGATCGTTATTCGTCTTATACCAGTGCAAGTCATAGCCACTGTGAACGTCAAATTTGCAGAGAAACACTGCAGATATAGGTGGAAGTTCTGTGACCATCTTTGATAGTAGTCTTCAGATGTTAATTGCATCTACAAATCATATGATAGAAAATGAGGAATGTAACCATTAAAcgaaatttgaaaatgtgtCTGTACCCCGAGCAAGAATGCAGAAAGTCGAGCGTGCTCAGAAAATTGAAGTAAGGCAGTGCTGCCCAATTGCAAGGCAGTGCTTGAAATCAGAATTAGGGATTTAAACTGATCTTCCGGTTGCAAGTTTGGTAATTCATTGATACAGTTCTATTACTAGCAATTTTGGTCAGCAATTTAGTCTTATATTGTGTTGAGGTATTTTGATCAAGATCCAAAACGTTGCGAGAATACGAATTAGGAGGTTCTTACTAATAATTTAATTTCGTGCAAGATTTATGGCCGACACTATTTTGAGATTCCACGAAACCAATAGGTTGGAATTTCGTGATAAGCAATAGCAAGCAATGTTGATCAGTTAACAGATTAAGATTAATAGCATGTTTTATTAATAAACTTAACTCATTTTATCAtgctttgtattttttgctctttggACTACCATCAAAGGGCCATAATAGATATGGTGTTTAGATGTGTTAAGACTCTACGCGGTCCTACACGCATTTCCTCATGAGGCCTTTTGAAGATCGCGAGAGTCGAAAATCTCGGCGGAATTTTCGGTTTTGGGCGTTTAAATGTGATATGTGTGGCACTTTGTGTTTTCACACATTCTGATATTACTGAAATAGTATGAAAGGAACAGTATTTTGGTTAGTTGTGCTTGTActtacttttttgtttaataGATTATTTGCTGACTTTTGGCTTTCTAGGCGAGAACGTATTACAGAAATTTTATATACACGTTAAAGCACGGAACAAATTTTCATGTCGATCTaacttttcaatatcaatCATAGATCTTATTTATAAGTACTTCTCTAAGAGTTTGCTTGCAATTTTCTCTCATTTGCAAGATTCACCCGCAGTCCTCGGCCCATTTTTCTCATTAAGTCCATTCGTGACTTTTAATCATTTTATGTCAACGTCACCAGGAGTCTTCTCGTCATTCCCGTATGATTCCCCTGATTTTTTCACATTCAATGCACCGTTTGCAAAGTCGAAGAGACCACGGTCAGTTGTATCTCCCCTGCAATCTTTTCAAGCGTTGAAAAAGAGACGTACAAAGTATGATGAGCAGACATTTACGTATCAGATATCGCAAAGAATATTACAGGGAGGAGCTTCGATCCCTGATATTGTCATAATGCAGGCCCATCTCCAAAAATTGCATCTAAATGACATCATTAATGAGATAATGAAGGCAGGGTACATGGAGCACGGTTCACTAGATATCAAATATACACGTCTGTTAAGCTTGACTGATAACAGTTGGCCAACTGTAATATTTACTTTCCCTTGGAACAGCCATGAATTTGCCTCAACACTCTACAGGGTAATAAGGTCGGGAAATGTGTCCAAGAATATCACATGGATTGGTGTTACACCAAGCACATGGAACGATTTAAATGATTTACCATTTCCGCTCGTTCAAGACAGTGACGGACGTATCTCTCGCAAGTTAGGCATGTTAGATCCCCTTGGTGGTGATGTTTACCCCTTAAACAGTATCATAATATTTGATAAGAATGGTGTGGAGACTATTCGACTCAGACTAAGGTATGACAGCGGTTTATATTATGACTTCGGAGAAGGTCATTCACTTCCGGAAACTTTGTCTGATGTGCTTAACTATTGCAGTGAATGAATAGCACTGTATTTGTACGCCTGAAGATTGAACAATAGTAGTGTTTCCagtacttttcttttggcaCACGTTTCTGGATAGAACATAAATCGTATCTTCCTTGTTACATTTACAAATTCTTACattgtacatttatatatttgcaTACCCACACTATACATTTACATACTCACACTATATATTTACATACTCACACTATATATTTACATACTTACACTATATATTTGCATACTCACACTATATATTGAACAACCCTCTTAATTGTAAGTTCTGTACAACTCAAAGTATTGAGCACAGATACCATACAACATTCTATTTATAAATACAGTTTTACAAAATTCTAAATGGGTCCCACGAAGTGTTTCTGGTTCATCTCTTATTAATATATGTTTGGGTATGGTTTCCCAGCTTTTGATTTGATCGTAGTATGGAAGTCATAATCCAAAAGCTAACCCGTAACAGAATATCAATTTAAGTGAAGAACTCTGGTAAGTAAAGGAAGGAAAGTGTGATTGGATTAGTTTTAGCAGATCCATTCAGTAGATTCAGTAGATTATTGAAGATTTGTTATAAGCAATAATGTTGATTGTGAAATATAGTGTTGTCCCAGATTGAAGTCTATTTAAAAAGTATGCGATAAATCTGATACACATAATTTTGTCTACTTAAAAATACAAACGTCAAGAACTTTCTGTTATGTTTTCAcacaagttatataaaagaCAAAACAAGGCGTGTTTAAATGCGTTCAAATCAATTAAAAATGGCGATGATCCCTCTGAAATCAGAGAGTCTAAAAACTATGTCCCAACCGGATGAGACAACTTATATCCGGTAACATGTGAAAGTAAAGAGCATTTCAGACAATCAAGCCAATGAGGGCTGAAATCACAAGTGTGATGGCATAGTCAGCCCTTGTACCAGCCCCTTCATAAATAGCAACACTCGATGCAATTGCATACTCTGAAGAGGATGATTTCGATTCAGATGGTATGTATATTGATGTGTATTTGGACTCGAATGTGGATGTGGGTGTTGATGtgccttttcctttttccgCGGTTGAAACAATCACATTTGACTGATATTGCGGTTTAGATGAAGTGccagcttcttcttttgacgTATATCCAGATTCTGTTACTGAGACAGCAATGTTCGTAATAGGCGATGTGGAAACAATATCAGGCGACTCCGTCATTGCTCCGTTTGCTGCTCCCCCACTAATAGTAGTAACACTGAGAGTTGTGGCTGTCGAACTGCACTTAACATCAGTAGTTATCAAGGTACTGACCCAGCCAGCTGTGTCCCCAGAACTTTCTTCCACAGTTGAACTTGAACTATTTGTATAGAATCCATACGTTTCCGACTTTGCATACCCTGTGGAGATGGTTTCTATGTTAGTGTCTGAGCTGAAAGGTTCTTCCACAAAAATAACACTACTTGTAAGGACCTCATTATTGGATGTAAATGTTGAAATCTTAGTTGTTGTAGATTTGCAAGAGACATCAGTGGTCACAGTGACAATGGATAATTCCGGCTTTTCGATAAGTATTACTTCACCAGTGGTGACTTTTCCTTCAGAGGTATAAGTAGTCTCGATGTTAGTAGTAGTCACAAAGTCAACATCCGTAGTTGTGGTGACTATAGGAAGTGATGGTTCCTCGATGAGTACAACCCTTCCAAAAATAGTTCTTCCTGATGATGTATATGTACAAGTAACAGTAGCAGTAGTTGGAGTATTAATGTCTGCGGTAGTAGTAATGGTAATAGGATAAGGTTCCTTCACAATCGCAACACTGCTGGTCACCGCGTTATCACCTGATGCGTAAGTTGTGGCAACAGTGACTGTAGTAACGGAATTGATGTCTGTAGCAATAGTAATTGACAAAATACTTGAGTCCCCAGTAGATTCAACCTCGCTAGTGATTGCACTATTATCTGATAAGTATGAAGTGGTGGTACTAGTACCAGAGACAGTCGAAAGCAGTGAATCCGTGTCAACAACAATGGTGCTGGTAATAGTACTGTCTCCAGATGTGTACGTAGTAGTAAGAGCAGTAGTTGTAGCATTAATATGCGAAGTGGTGATGGTACCCGAAAGTGGTGGTTCCTTAACAACCACAACTGTACTGGTGATGGTACTGTCTCCAGATGTGTATGTGGTAGCAACAGTTGTTGTTGTAGCAGCATCGATATCTTCAGTAGCAGTGACGGTCTTATAAAGATATGGCATTCCCACAAGTACAAATCTTCTAACAAAAACCTTTCCTGCTATAGTGTAAGTCCTAGCGACAGTAGTAGTTGTAGCAACATCAATATCTTCAGTAGTAGTGGTGGTAAAGAAAGGTGATTCCTCAACAGGTACAACTGTTGTAGTAATAGTACTGTCTCCAGATGTGTACGTAGTAGTAAGAGCAGTAGTTGTAGCATTAATATGCGAAGTGGTGGTGGTACCCGAAAGTTGTGGTTCCTCAACAACTACAACTGTAGTGGTGATGTTACTATCCCCAGATGTGTATGTAGTACCGACAGTAGTAGTTGTAACAgcatcaacatcttcaGTAGTAGTGGTAGTCGAAAGTGGTGGTTCCTCAACTAGGACAACTGTAGTGGTGATAGTACTATCCCCAGATGTGTATGTAGTACCGACAGTAGTAGCTGTAACAgcatcaacatcttcaGTAGTAGTGGTAGTCGAAAGTGGTGGTTCCTCAACTAGGACAACTGTAGTGGTGATAGTACTATCCCCAGATGTGTATGTAGTACCGACAGTAGTAGCTGTAACAgcatcaacatcttcaGTAGTAGTGGTGGTCGAAAGTGGTGGTTCCTCAACTAGGACAACTGTAGTGGTGATGGTACTATCCCCAGATGTGTATGTAGTACCGACAGTAGTAGTTGTAACAgcatcaacatcttcaGTAGTAGTGGTGGTCGAAAGTGGTGGTTCCTCAACTAAAACAACTGTTGTCGTAATAGTACTTTCTCCAGATGTATATGTAGTAGCAACAGTTGTGGTTGTGATTGCATCAACATCGGTATGAGTAGTGGTGGTCGAAAGTGGTGGTTCCTCAACTAAAACAACTGTTGTCGTAATAGTACTTTCTCCAGATGTATATGTAGTAGCAACAGTTGTGGTTGTGATTGCATCAACATCGGTATGAGTAGTGGTGGTCGAAAGTGGTGGTTCCTCAACTAAAACAACTGTTGTCGTAATAGTACTTTCTCCAGATGTATATGTAGTAGCAACAGTTGTGGTTGTGATTGCATCAACATCGGTATGAGTAGTGGTGGTCGAAAGTGGTGGTTCCTCAACTAAAACAACTGTTGTCGTAATAGTACTTTCTCCAGATGTATATGTAGTAGCAACAGTTGTGGTTGTGATTGCATCAACATCGGTATGAGTAGTGGTGGTCGAAAGTGGTGGTTCCTCAACTAGGACAACTGTTGTCGTAATAGTACTATCCCCAGATGTGTATGTAGTACCGACAGTAGTAGTTGTAACAgcatcaacatcttcaGTAGTAGTGGTGGTCGAAAGTGGTGGTTCCTCAACTAGGACAACTGTAGTGGTGATGGTACTTTCTCCAGATGTGTATGTAGTACCGACAGTAGTAGTTGTAACAgcatcaacatcttcaGTAGTAGTGGTAGTCGAAAGTGGTGGTTCCTCAACTAGGACAACTGTAGTGGTGATGGTACTATCCCCAGATGTGTATGTAGTACCGACAGTAGTAGTTGTAACAgcatcaacatcttcaGTAGTAGTGGTGGTCGAAAGTGGTGGTTCCTCAACTAAAACAACTGTTGTCGTAATAGTACTTTCTCCAGATGTATATGTAGTAGCAACAGTTGTGGTTGTGATTGCATCAACATCGGTATGAGTAGTGGTGGTCGAAAGTGGTGGTTCCTCAACTAAAACAACTGTTGTCGTAATAGTACTTTCTCCAGATGTATATGTAGTAGCAACAGTTGTGGTTGTGATTGCATCAACATCGGTATGAGTAGTGGTGGTCGAAAGTGGTGGTTCCTCAACTAAAACAACTGTTGTCGTAATAGTACTTTCTCCAGATGTATATGTAGTAGCAACAGTAGTAGTTGTGATTGCATCAACATCGGTATGAGTAGTGGTGGTCGAAAGTGGTGGTTCCTCAACTAAAACAACTGTTGTCGTAATAGTACTTTCTCCAGATGTATATGTAGTAGCAACAGTTGTGGTTGTGATTGCATCAACATCGGTATGAGTAGTGGTGGTCGAAAGTGGTGGTTCCTCAACCAAAACAACTGTTGTCGTAATAGTACTTTCTCCAGATGTGTATGTAGTACCGACAGTAGTAGTTGTAGGGCTGTCAATATTCATCGTAGTGGTAATCGTATTAGGAGGTAAAGTAACAGTAACAGTTGTACATGCTCCATCTATATTGACAAACTGATAAACATAATCGTCGAACTCCGTAATACTATTACCAGATGGATCCACCAcaataaaattaagaagTCCT
The sequence above is a segment of the Brettanomyces bruxellensis chromosome 6, complete sequence genome. Coding sequences within it:
- a CDS encoding uncharacterized protein (BUSCO:EOG09263A3Y); the protein is MVTELPPISAVFLCKFDVHSGYDLHWYKTNNDHLYDLKGVEFSSLPSGLHSVSSDTIMFARQKGDMDGDDHVSKDKLLYGISIFHQNKLDDQKNGTTSVSVDRSCVKMYSLGVLIDPVHVSLLQDMSADSPWKPRVYSACWQYRKELSHLLDGFMLCSGSIAEKAYFSKFDAFFDKHKYRLVYEPEIGLEVSSHNAKINTPKMTFLTNQPDPSSPTISTDELTSIDMSIDASEYDTESHLVFGLETMLEVLGPLVYEIWKLSLLRKRILFYMVPENGSVVSIQEEQRTEKSLLKVQDMCKFIYSLSLISSIPKKLKQQLVKSDVKNMDEIEFNLPFYNFCINDIDFVKNISGGFLACTTDQILLEKRDLYDYCVRIPSNLGRGGAKPAIFSSQDASTSIHATHRDLEAFLLVKQFIEASTALGDAEMDTSRASFTSMSSLITPVVSSVGQKRASQTTDGDSYYVELAEKISLQEMIWQGISWWATAGESSKEIDEKYTLENALFQDLEEADATPDKIDIIISLIGYFQRKTDRLFVSLIELMLNEDSDAFNEHGVEGSSATVCIHPHDMLEMGLDPYSSTDCKLLQELVHVWWGRDADVGGVCARMCCF
- the CYC3 gene encoding holocytochrome c synthase; translation: MPRNLNSEKLPGQKIELPQEKTKSTIPKGTDGKEGVWEYPSPQQMFNAMIRKGKGNVPEDAVESMVSIHNFLNEGAWGEILEWEDPHTKVSQVEPRLERFTGIPDKMSPRAKIFTTLGKYFPDKFSSTPPFDRHDWTVLRSNGKGGWRKVRYVIDYYAGPDDESTGMPTFVLDVRPALDNPVNAVDRVNHWWAYQGKPIWDKAMGRK
- a CDS encoding uncharacterized protein (SECRETED:SignalP(1-25)), with amino-acid sequence MMLSFKRQCIIGLILLQTYLGTALAATATTGGIGCNYGAQVGSVSGFRATYYSYPDGDTAAGDTSDGSVSTIFFESSYSEFGLIGSITTDVEPTVSYNYAKTSDVVSIGTFSINAGHFVLELDGYFYAKTSGVYTLELVNVDDFAAVWFGQGLDCCDSTYSSDEGNDVPDFATGRSFSEDENGASSYSVYLSAGSYYPIKIRYVNAHTRGLLNFIVVDPSGNSITEFDDYVYQFVNIDGACTTVTVTLPPNTITTTMNIDSPTTTTVGTTYTSGESTITTTVVLVEEPPLSTTTTHTDVDAITTTTVATTYTSGESTITTTVVLVEEPPLSTTTTHTDVDAITTTTVATTYTSGESTITTTVVLVEEPPLSTTTTHTDVDAITTTTVATTYTSGESTITTTVVLVEEPPLSTTTTHTDVDAITTTTVATTYTSGESTITTTVVLVEEPPLSTTTTTEDVDAVTTTTVGTTYTSGDSTITTTVVLVEEPPLSTTTTTEDVDAVTTTTVGTTYTSGESTITTTVVLVEEPPLSTTTTTEDVDAVTTTTVGTTYTSGDSTITTTVVLVEEPPLSTTTTHTDVDAITTTTVATTYTSGESTITTTVVLVEEPPLSTTTTHTDVDAITTTTVATTYTSGESTITTTVVLVEEPPLSTTTTHTDVDAITTTTVATTYTSGESTITTTVVLVEEPPLSTTTTHTDVDAITTTTVATTYTSGESTITTTVVLVEEPPLSTTTTTEDVDAVTTTTVGTTYTSGDSTITTTVVLVEEPPLSTTTTTEDVDAVTATTVGTTYTSGDSTITTTVVLVEEPPLSTTTTTEDVDAVTATTVGTTYTSGDSTITTTVVLVEEPPLSTTTTTEDVDAVTTTTVGTTYTSGDSNITTTVVVVEEPQLSGTTTTSHINATTTALTTTYTSGDSTITTTVVPVEESPFFTTTTTEDIDVATTTTVARTYTIAGKVFVRRFVLVGMPYLYKTVTATEDIDAATTTTVATTYTSGDSTITSTVVVVKEPPLSGTITTSHINATTTALTTTYTSGDSTITSTIVVDTDSLLSTVSGTSTTTSYLSDNSAITSEVESTGDSSILSITIATDINSVTTVTVATTYASGDNAVTSSVAIVKEPYPITITTTADINTPTTATVTCTYTSSGRTIFGRVVLIEEPSLPIVTTTTDVDFVTTTNIETTYTSEGKVTTGEVILIEKPELSIVTVTTDVSCKSTTTKISTFTSNNEVLTSSVIFVEEPFSSDTNIETISTGYAKSETYGFYTNSSSSTVEESSGDTAGWVSTLITTDVKCSSTATTLSVTTISGGAANGAMTESPDIVSTSPITNIAVSVTESGYTSKEEAGTSSKPQYQSNVIVSTAEKGKGTSTPTSTFESKYTSIYIPSESKSSSSEYAIASSVAIYEGAGTRADYAITLVISALIGLIV